CGTAATATGGCAACACAGAGGCCATAAGGCAATTCAtgtcggtggggaggaggggggcgggtccTAATCCCGCTGGAGAGGAAAGCATCAGACTGCTCCGAAGGCCATTGGACACATGACGATCCATGCCTCCTCAGACATTGTCAGCCTCCTGATCTCCAGCCCTGACTTCAGACTTCACCTCTTTGACAAAGGTTTTCTTCATGtcataatatctccttatgtggctcatgtCAAATTTTGGTGGTAGCATCTCTTCTGAAGCACCCTGGGATATATTACCAAGTTAAAGGCATGATGTGAATGTGAAGTTGTTGGTGTAAAAAGAGTTTTTACTTGTGCATTAGTGAGTAATGGTGGGAACAACTCTCATAATTAAAGCAGCAAGTAAAACTGGAGAGAAAATTGTGGGGTGTCATTTTAACATGGTGCCCTCGGGTAAGAACAGCTGATGATAAATTTTATACCTATGACACATTATATACTATATGTATTACATAGCCTATTATATatcttgcccaattgtcctttTAACTGAAGTCAGCAGAAGAGAAAATCAAGCCTGGGGTACCACGGTTAGATATTTCATCATCATCCATTTTATACCTTCACTCAGTACAAACACTACCCCGCCCTCATTCCAATGTCTATACAAAAGTGAATGATGTCATTGTGAAAAATCCTGAGGTAGGCAGTGATGATGTTGAAGCCTAAAGATTGGGAGCTGACTGCACATGCAGTAGGGTAAAATTGGACATGCACTGGGTGTAAAACCGCAATATCACTTCAGTTGCCCATTATATGCCCTGCCTGAATTCAGTTCCCTTGATTTCTACAGATGTTAATACTGGGAGTACAGCTTGTTTGTAGCGGGTGATTGTCAGAAAACATTCTTTGTGGACAAGGGAAAAGATCATGAATTTAACTAACCAAAGTTCTGTACCATGGAGGCTTCACTCCTTCCCCTTTGTATCCCAGGAATAGTATTTGGGGTGAAGCTAGCTAGATCTAAAAAATGGAAGATACCACAGGAGACAAAGGAATCAAGTAAAATTGAGGAGCGATTACTGGTCACTGGGATTAAGAAAGGGAACAAGTCCATCAACATCTGAGAAACGGCCATGATTAAATTTTAAAGTACCGATCAGGCATTATTATGTGACAGTTACAGTGAATCATACTTACCAACAGAAAAAACCTTTATAAATGGAGCTTTATAATTCATAATTCTTTTAATGAGATCATCCACAACGTAATCAGAGACAGGTTGTTTTTCTATGCAGAGTGCTAGAATTGCTAAGGTAAGTTGGTAGTAATTTGTCAGAGGCTGTTGATTCAACTCTATAAGATTGAAGCAAGATGTTTAATTGCAGCATAACAGTCAAGCCAAGCTGATCATTGAGCAGAATGAGCTTTCAACAACATTAAAAGTACATTTGAAGGGAGAAAAGTAAACAATATAAATACTGTAATTGCTGCAGTTTGTGAAAGACACTTTGAAATGTTGAAATTAAACTAAATAAAGTTACAAAACAAAACTCAAGACAGGACATGAGATGTGAGATGGAGATAGAAATAACAAACTGAAACAGAGATGGACAGATGCTAGAGAGATagtagccggaattttactgccctgcccactacgggaatcagagcagacaAGGTGCGGACCATAGACAAGTCCGTtaacctcggacaggattttacggtttcgggacaagtgaggccataaaatcccgcccagtgtatGAGAGAAAAAGAAACTAATGTAGAGTATGTAAATGAGAAAGGCTAGGGCTAAAGAGATGAATgagagaaggaaggaaagaaggaaaatgatagggaaagaaaaataaaaagaagaaaagaaagaaatgaaaaaaaaggaaagaaaaggaggGAAAAGAAAATGTTAAAAGAAAAGGAAGAAATAAAAAGAATAAAGACAATCAATCCAACATAATTATTAGCTCCTGGTGCATTATACTGTTTTCCTTACCATAAAGCAGATTGTCCACCTTCTTGTTCGAAGGAGaatctaatttaaatgtgaagaTATCTAAAATACTTGCCATGTCCTTACTCACAGCAAGCCTCATTCACCCTGGGAACAATTTTACAACTTTCAGCCTTGTTTACAAATCCCTTTGTAGCCTTGCATCTcgttatctttgtaacctcctacagTCCTGCAACCCTTTGAAACACTCTTTAATACTTAGCTAGTAGAGTAATAATTGTCTGGGCTTTCAGCCAAGGCTTGGCTGTTAGGCCAGACATCCAGTAGGCTTGTTGAACAGCTGCACCCGAGAAAGATTGCCTGATTGACTGCTCAGTCATTCCAATGACTGCTATCAATttcaaaggccagaattttaggTGTGACATGCACACATGGGGGACAGGAGAGGAAAGTGGCCACATTTCCCTGTCCTGTCCAAGATCCTGGAAAGAACGCGATATtacactggctggccaattaactgCCTGCCAGTGTGAAATGTGTCTGGATAGTGTGTGAGGCTGGCAGGGGCAAGACTGTGGCAGGCACCAGGTTCAATGCTGACCTGGCAAGACTTTAAAGTCCCGCGACCTTTGAAGGCATCTGAGGAGGCAGAGGGAGATCTGCATCATGGCAATAGCACCTGGCAGACACTCCAGGCAAGATGGCACATCAGGAGTCCCCggccattgaagtccccggccacgatgaaacaatgagtcagagtacaggaatgagatagagaatctggtgaactggtgcggtgacaataatctctcagtgtcaacaaaatgaaggagattgtcatcgacttcaggaagcatagaggagaacatgcccttgtctacatcatcggggatgaagtagaaagggttgagagcttcaactttttaggtgaccagatcaccaacaacctgtcttggtccccccatgcaaacactattgttaagaaagcccaccaagcctctactttctcagaagactaaggaaatttggcatgtcagctacaactctcaccaacctttacagatgcaccatagaaagcattctttctggttgtatcacggcttggtatagctcctgctctgcccaagacagcaaggaactacaaaaggtcgtgaatgtagcccactccatcacgcaaaccagtctcccatccattgactctgtctacacttcccgctgcctcagcaaagttgccagcataattaaggaccccacgcaccccggccattctctcttccaccttcttccgtcaggaaaaagatacaaaagtctgaggtcatgtaccaaccgactcaagaacagtttcttccctgctgccttcagacttttgaatggatctaccttgcattaagttgatctttacttctacaccctagctatgactgtaacactacattctgcactctcttgtttccttctctatgaagggtaaaGCTGTGGGACCTGggcttaaatcccaccatggcagatggtaaaatttgaattgaataacaatctggaattaaaagtctaatgatgactatgaaaccattgtcaattgttgtaaacacccatctggttcactaatgtcttttaggaaaggaaatctgctgtccttacctagtctggcctatacgtgacttcaaaccaatgtggttgactcttaaaataccccttcaagggcaactaggaatgggcaataaatgctggtcagccagtgatacccacatcccatgaaagtatCAAAAAAAATGCCTCCAGTTTCTCAGATGACTGCTCTGCACTCTTGTAGAGGCAGTGACAGTAGGAGGGACATTTTCATTCATGCCAAGGGACAGCATGAGGAGGCCATGCCATCTCaccaagaaggccttggcagaggTGGCAGCTGAGGTCAACCCCTCCCAACTCAGCCTGCCTTTGTTCCTGCCTCCTTTCATCCCACCCTTTAATGACAAAATGGCAAAAACGGGTTGGCCGCCAGACAGTGCTGCCCATGCGTCAACATAAAAATTGCATAGGCAATGTAAAATCCAGGTTAACTGGTGTTTAAATCATTTAAATCACCTCCTTAATTGTCGGCAGGTGTGTGTCCAACTCATGCTTGTATCTGCCAACTGAAATATCTAACTCTGCATTGACATCAGGATGCGCGTCTGATATCTTCTCATTCCATTTCGTACACTTCCGGATCAGGCATGCATCCGAACTTTGGACATTAAATCTGCCCACAATGTTTGTTTACACAAGGGGAAGGTTTCAAGGGTTTGTGATTTTGTTATTGGCACTTTAAAGGTGCTGGATAATTATCATTTTGATTAGCTTCTAGTGAAATGACCTCTTTCCAACTTCAGAGAAAGATATgaatgaattatttttttaaagctaTTTTTATACATCCCATTGTCACTATAAGGTTCACTGGTTCTGGACAGTGTGTAGTGGGTCAGTTGGCATAGAGGTACCATAACCTGGCATGGGGAACACAAAAGAACATAATAAGTGGGAGGAAAGATGGTGATGTTGAGGACATGATGGGCCATGAGGGTGGATGGAAGGGCAGAGCTTGGGCATAGGGGGCTTGAGGAGACAAAGAGGATAAGTAGAAGGCATGAGGTGGCATTCATGGGCATATGAAGGGTTTGGAGTTTGTGAGGGTAGAGGGCTGGAGGGCATTTGTGTTGTTATTTTAACTGGGACAAAATGCCACAGCATTGAGGTGTGCCTTTTGAACAGGCCACCTCTGCATCTGGCTACCTCCAAGTCTTTTCCTGGGTCGACTAGCCCAACTCCAGCATGCACCCTACCCTTGACCATCCCGACCCCCGACCCCCACTGCCTATCCCCCAACAGCAATGAAGATCCCGCCTTTGTAGGCACTTTCTCATGAGGCTGCCGGGCCAAGTCAGGAATTTTTACAATTCCTGCCTCAAGGATGAAAAATCTGGGCCAGTGTTTTAAAACTTAGTCTGAAGAGGCTCTCTTTATGGAGAAGGGAATTATTTGATTAAAAAAATCTTATGTTTCATTATAGAAATTTCTGAAAAATACTTAAATCCCATTGTGGTTAGAGCCAACTCTCTCATGTAATATCTTCTTCCATCAGTCAAAATTGCAACTGAACCCTCTTATGTTTCCACTACATGCCTAGGCTTTGGGTCTCCTGCTTTAACTTGTCATTGAGATGTTTCACCAGGTCGATCCGGCTGTGTCCATCTGATATATCAGCTGGGTCCAGGCAGGCAGATCTGAAAGCTAAGGTGTAGAGTGCAGTAAGGCCAGTGGAGAAATCTTCACCTTCAGGAAAAGGAGGAGAAGCACAATCAGGAATATCATCCACATCTAcaacagcaaactttgttacaacTTGTAATAGCTTATTTTGTTCATATTCTCCTATGTTTGTCATTTAAAGACTTTCATAgtctctgggcagaattttcccgtcccacccatcacgggaatcgtagcaggcaggacaagaccatgcaaatgtccattgacctcaggtgggattttgcggtcttgtggtgagcgcggccggaaaatcccaccctccgtTTTGTTACTATTATTattacattgtcccttagtgtccaaagatgtgttagttaggtgggttagccataataaatgcgcggggttatgcagggacagtgcagggagggagtggacctgggtaagatgctctttcggggagttcgtgcagacttgatggatcaaatagcctctttctgcaccatagggattctatgggattctgtaggggttctattccATTTATCCTTCCATTTACTATCGATCAACAAATCAATAATCAATAGCAATATGCTAGTCATGATCATGTAAATGATATTAAATTACAATCAGGACTGCCGGGGTTGGCGTTTGACTTGGGTATGGAGATAAAGCAGGTGGTAATATATTAGTCATCTGTAATACATCCCACCCAATATTCAGTTCCATGCTTTAATAGGACTGAATATGGACCAGTCATATTACAACCAGTTGAGGCAATTCAACCCGTCTTGTGTCCAATTTCACTCCCAGCAGTGTCTCCAAATGACAAACATTTACCTTCCTTCATTTTTCTGACAGCAGCCTCAGCCAGAAGCTGTCGAATCCACCTCTCCTCTTTCAGGCTGTGTTGGCTGGCCAGACGCAGAGTGAGGAAGGCAGCGGGATCAGGGTCGCCATTCTTTGCACTCTGCAGCAATGTGCTGAGGAGTGAGTTGACCAGATGCCTTTTGTTCTCAAAAAAGTCTGCCAAACACAAGTAGACATGCTTAATGATTACTTTCTTTAGCTGTGAACATTCACCACACGAATTTGGGCTAATGCCTCATGGCCATTAGGCAACATATTCAAGCTCTCCGAATGGATTAGTCTGGTTAGCTTCTCAGACTATCATTTCAAGATGTTCTCCAGAGAAATGTTTCCAACTGCCCTGGAAGCTATTTATGTTGCACACTTTGCTGACATTCAGTTACCACCCTGGATAATCCGCAGAGGAACAAATATTGACCATTCAGATCCTCAggctggtaggagacagagggtagtggtagagggttgtttttcagactggaggcctgtgaccaatggtgtgcctcagggatcggtgctgggtccattgttgttagtcatttatataaacaatttggatgagaatataggaggcatggttagtaattttgcagatggcaccaaaattggt
The DNA window shown above is from Mustelus asterias chromosome 15, sMusAst1.hap1.1, whole genome shotgun sequence and carries:
- the LOC144504552 gene encoding cobalamin binding intrinsic factor-like, which codes for MSICRVIVFQFLITFGHSTKECHFFENKRHLVNSLLSTLLQSAKNGDPDPAAFLTLRLASQHSLKEERWIRQLLAEAAVRKMKEGEDFSTGLTALYTLAFRSACLDPADISDGHSRIDLVKHLNDKLKQETQSLELNQQPLTNYYQLTLAILALCIEKQPVSDYVVDDLIKRIMNYKAPFIKVFSVDTASMSVLALSCLHRSLSNQIARLEIEKPIVQLLMQLLGNKKDDGTIGNIYSTGLAVQALIANPELTFLQFKCSNYLERLISEIPKGTFDSVQRISHVIPALEGRTYLDVQSLDCTSDHDNLPQENKG